The Kitasatospora setae KM-6054 genome contains a region encoding:
- a CDS encoding NUDIX hydrolase has protein sequence MRWRTGRQKPTAGRRPRQAARTVVLSPEGEVFLFRSDNSEIGVHWSAPGGGLEPGESPIEGALRELHEETGWTDLRPGPLLCTWEHDFTWHGTPVRQHEHIFLTHGPRREPGDVAAVHRVDGILGWRWWTSAELAAPDVAPLWPPNLADLLAAVRAAAPDPIEPVQLGYVPNRAPSEGA, from the coding sequence GTGCGATGGAGGACAGGACGTCAGAAACCCACTGCCGGAAGGCGACCCCGCCAGGCCGCGCGGACGGTGGTGCTCTCCCCGGAGGGGGAGGTCTTCCTGTTCCGCTCGGACAACTCCGAGATCGGCGTCCACTGGAGCGCCCCGGGCGGTGGCCTGGAGCCCGGCGAGTCCCCGATCGAGGGGGCCCTCCGGGAACTGCACGAGGAAACCGGCTGGACCGACCTCCGACCGGGCCCCCTCCTCTGCACCTGGGAGCACGACTTCACCTGGCACGGCACCCCGGTCCGCCAGCACGAGCACATCTTCCTGACCCACGGCCCGCGCCGCGAACCGGGTGACGTGGCGGCGGTCCACCGGGTCGACGGCATCCTCGGATGGCGCTGGTGGACGTCGGCCGAACTCGCCGCGCCGGACGTCGCCCCGCTCTGGCCGCCGAACCTGGCCGACCTGCTCGCCGCCGTCCGCGCCGCGGCACCCGACCCGATCGAACCCGTCCAGCTCGGCTACGTACCCAACCGCGCGCCGTCCGAAGGGGCCTGA
- the trpS gene encoding tryptophan--tRNA ligase, with protein MNATTSPAAALPALPADPDATANPLVATTATGHRRILTGDRPTGPLHLGHYFGTLRSRVELQAQGIELMIVIPDYQALTDRDRADRPDEHAENLVLDYLAAGVDPGRATVFTHSAVPALNQLMLPFLSLVSVAELSRNPTVKDEIAHSRQAAVSGLMFTYPVHQAADILFCKADLVPVGQDQLPHLEITRTIARRFNDRYAALFPEPQALLSRAPLLLGTDGGKMSKSRGNAITLGASEDETAKLLRGAVTDPERHIRYDPEHRPGVSNLLLLTALCQDRDPHAVAEEIGSGGAALLKRTATEAVNEYFRPLRARRAELAADRTVLREVLHAGNARANDTADRTLAEVRTAMGTFTCTR; from the coding sequence ATGAACGCCACCACCAGCCCCGCTGCCGCCCTCCCCGCCCTTCCCGCCGACCCCGACGCCACCGCGAACCCGCTGGTCGCGACGACCGCCACCGGACACCGCCGCATCCTGACCGGCGACCGCCCGACCGGTCCGCTGCACCTCGGCCACTACTTCGGGACGCTCCGCAGCCGCGTCGAACTCCAGGCGCAGGGCATCGAGTTGATGATCGTGATCCCCGACTACCAGGCGCTCACCGACCGGGACCGCGCCGACCGCCCGGACGAGCACGCGGAGAACCTGGTCCTCGACTACCTCGCCGCCGGCGTCGACCCCGGGCGCGCCACGGTCTTCACCCACAGCGCCGTCCCCGCGCTCAACCAGCTGATGCTGCCCTTCCTCAGCCTGGTCAGCGTCGCCGAACTCTCCCGCAACCCCACCGTCAAGGACGAGATCGCGCACTCCCGGCAGGCCGCCGTCAGCGGGCTGATGTTCACCTACCCCGTCCACCAGGCCGCCGACATCCTGTTCTGCAAGGCCGACCTCGTCCCGGTCGGCCAGGACCAGCTGCCGCACCTGGAGATCACCCGCACCATCGCCCGCCGCTTCAACGACCGCTACGCCGCCCTCTTCCCCGAACCGCAGGCCCTGCTCTCCCGCGCCCCGCTGCTGCTCGGCACCGACGGGGGCAAGATGAGCAAGAGCCGGGGCAACGCCATCACCCTCGGCGCGAGCGAGGACGAGACCGCCAAGCTGCTCCGCGGCGCCGTCACCGACCCCGAGCGCCACATCCGCTACGACCCCGAGCACCGCCCCGGCGTCTCCAACCTCCTGCTGCTCACCGCGCTCTGCCAGGACCGCGACCCGCACGCCGTCGCCGAGGAGATCGGCAGCGGCGGGGCCGCCCTCCTCAAGCGCACCGCCACCGAGGCGGTCAACGAGTACTTCCGCCCGCTGCGCGCCCGCCGCGCCGAACTCGCCGCCGACCGCACCGTCCTGCGCGAGGTCCTGCACGCCGGCAACGCCCGCGCCAACGACACCGCCGACCGCACCCTGGCCGAAGTCCGCACCGCGATGGGCACCTTCACCTGCACCCGCTGA